A genome region from Celeribacter baekdonensis includes the following:
- a CDS encoding MipA/OmpV family protein: MASLATTGDAHADGLKYTVGTMIGASQSPFESSSSDTSILPYFSIEGEQFKLDLSGLTYGLTETENFTLSARLAPRWVSADPSDTPGLEQLKRDVALEAGLAAGLTFGQFTAGFEALKDISDTHDGMVVSAAISTGFGVTERLAVGVTAGVTWMDKNLATYSYGVRASEAGGSLAAYQVNASLIPSIGVEARYTLTDHVSLVGGAQIEFLPDNVTGSPIVQRDTVTSAMLGMRYAF; the protein is encoded by the coding sequence GTGGCAAGTCTTGCGACGACGGGCGACGCGCACGCTGACGGTCTGAAGTATACCGTTGGCACCATGATAGGGGCGAGCCAGTCACCCTTTGAAAGCAGCAGTTCCGACACTTCGATACTTCCCTATTTTTCAATCGAGGGGGAGCAATTCAAGCTGGACCTTTCCGGCCTGACTTACGGCCTGACCGAGACAGAGAATTTCACGCTTTCGGCCCGGCTTGCACCCCGTTGGGTATCCGCCGATCCGTCAGACACTCCCGGACTCGAACAACTCAAACGCGACGTCGCGCTGGAGGCAGGCCTTGCCGCAGGCCTGACATTCGGGCAATTCACAGCCGGGTTCGAGGCGCTCAAGGACATCTCCGATACTCATGATGGCATGGTCGTAAGCGCCGCAATTTCGACGGGTTTCGGTGTGACCGAGCGCCTTGCGGTCGGCGTCACGGCAGGTGTGACATGGATGGACAAGAACCTGGCCACCTACAGCTACGGGGTACGCGCCTCCGAAGCGGGCGGATCACTCGCCGCCTATCAGGTGAACGCGTCGCTCATTCCATCCATCGGGGTTGAGGCGCGCTACACGCTGACCGACCATGTGTCGCTCGTCGGCGGCGCGCAGATAGAGTTCCTTCCTGACAACGTCACCGGTTCACCGATCGTGCAGCGCGATACCGTAACCTCGGCGATGCTTGGGATGCGCTATGCGTTCTGA
- a CDS encoding alpha/beta hydrolase, which yields MHTNRRFQTTERERLHEQVRSTPTHCGCGCLSGTARLCAGHLPEASADDGSGSFVAFREVEGQWYHPPEFAGDSNADVYRAVYARIAAADGQRSDNGDIDSIAAFGPGNWTYEWDQEGAARGWF from the coding sequence ATGCATACCAATAGAAGATTCCAAACTACTGAAAGAGAGAGACTCCATGAACAAGTTCGTTCAACTCCCACTCACTGCGGTTGTGGTTGCCTGTCTGGCACTGCCCGTCTTTGCGCAGGACACCTCCCCGAGGCATCGGCGGACGATGGGTCCGGCTCCTTCGTCGCCTTTCGCGAAGTCGAAGGGCAATGGTATCACCCGCCGGAATTCGCGGGCGATTCGAACGCCGATGTCTATAGGGCAGTCTACGCCCGCATTGCGGCCGCGGATGGGCAACGTTCGGACAATGGCGATATCGATTCGATTGCGGCCTTTGGGCCGGGCAACTGGACCTATGAATGGGATCAGGAGGGGGCGGCGCGCGGCTGGTTTTGA
- a CDS encoding alpha/beta fold hydrolase encodes MDDAIDDFERASMFYACGSWPHLKSNADAQAALEQARLAYATGAELLSGNFEAVQIPFEGDTFGGYLFTPEGDGPFPAVVSLNGTDVVKEQLGYDLPRSLLAHGIAVLLVDLAGVGDSGDYTLTFDIEKLPLAATDYLHSHAGIDPDRIGMMGVSIGGQGAARALFNQDAGLKAIVSHCAPLDFAYANAAALVPQLPQLPQLTVDGYVDNLNLAAGSTAEDLGTALEAFAFSAQNLVNEPPVSTPLLVVTTNDDPVAPLEDLALITGATTDSTVVVLDETGLLGNERTLGKLAGQGLRHVLIRAAASGRQTTQACRNPLLNRNWSLRPTK; translated from the coding sequence ATGGACGACGCAATCGACGATTTCGAACGCGCCTCGATGTTTTACGCCTGCGGCTCCTGGCCGCACCTGAAATCCAATGCGGATGCGCAGGCCGCCCTGGAACAGGCCCGTTTGGCCTATGCCACTGGTGCCGAGCTTCTGTCCGGAAACTTTGAGGCCGTTCAAATCCCGTTCGAGGGCGATACCTTTGGCGGCTACCTATTCACGCCCGAAGGCGACGGCCCGTTTCCTGCGGTCGTGTCACTCAACGGGACGGATGTGGTGAAAGAACAACTCGGGTATGACCTGCCCCGTTCGCTGCTGGCGCATGGTATTGCGGTTCTTCTCGTCGATCTTGCAGGTGTCGGCGACAGCGGAGACTATACGCTGACCTTTGACATCGAAAAGCTTCCGCTTGCCGCGACAGATTATCTGCACAGCCATGCAGGCATTGACCCCGATCGCATCGGCATGATGGGTGTCAGCATCGGCGGCCAAGGGGCAGCCCGCGCCTTGTTCAATCAAGACGCAGGCCTCAAAGCCATCGTGTCCCATTGCGCGCCGCTGGACTTTGCCTATGCCAACGCAGCTGCTCTGGTGCCGCAACTGCCGCAACTGCCGCAGCTGACCGTTGACGGCTACGTCGACAATCTGAACCTTGCCGCGGGTTCGACTGCGGAAGATCTTGGCACCGCGCTCGAAGCCTTTGCGTTCAGTGCCCAAAATCTTGTCAATGAACCGCCGGTTTCGACGCCGCTTCTGGTTGTGACCACCAACGACGACCCGGTCGCGCCGCTTGAAGATCTGGCCTTGATCACGGGTGCCACCACCGACAGCACCGTCGTTGTGCTCGACGAGACCGGCCTATTGGGAAATGAACGCACTCTCGGCAAACTGGCTGGCCAAGGTCTTCGACACGTTCTGATCCGGGCAGCCGCAAGCGGGCGGCAGACCACACAGGCCTGCCGCAACCCTCTCCTCAACCGAAATTGGTCACTCAGGCCGACAAAATAA
- a CDS encoding helix-turn-helix domain-containing protein: MALQNLVQVGMTTRQAAKQLGIARSTAYRLIKELG, from the coding sequence TTGGCACTGCAAAATCTCGTTCAAGTCGGAATGACCACCAGGCAAGCCGCGAAACAACTCGGTATTGCAAGATCAACTGCTTACAGGTTGATCAAAGAATTGGGATAA
- a CDS encoding bifunctional rhamnulose-1-phosphate aldolase/short-chain dehydrogenase has protein sequence MTTASTRLASLWDDAKAEKMSEPEKLLYRSNLLGSDKRVTNYGGGNTSAKVMEDDPLSGEKAEVLWVKGSGGDVGSIKMDGFSTLYMDKLRALKGKYRGVEFEDEMVGYLPHCTFNLNPRAASIDTPLHAYVPKKHVDHMHPDAIIAIAASKDSKAMTQEIFGDDIGWLPWKKPGYELGLWLEDFCLKNPEAKGVVLESHGLFTWDDDAKTCYELTLEIINKAIAYFEEKTKDVPAFGGPIHQSLDANARRAVAAKLMPAIRGFVSGQQHMVGNFVDSDTVLDFVNAKDMRDLAALGTSCPDHFLRTKICPLVIDFDPAKGNIDEVLAGLEAQIAEYREGYKAYYQRCKHDNSPALRDPNAVVYLIPGVGMITFAKDRATARISGEFYVNAINVMRGASAVSDYCGLPEREAFDIEYWLLEEAKLQRMPKPKSLAGRVALITGAAGGIGAATAARYLKEGACVMLADINETALEEVRAGFAAQFGADVVRKVQMNVTDEDAVIAAYADTAVEFGGVDILVSNAGIASSAPVEDTTLALWNKNMDILSTGYFLVSREAFKMLRVQGIGGSVVFVASKNGLAASPNASAYCTAKASEIHLARCLALEGAEAGIRVNVVNPDAVLKGSKIWEGEWLEQRAGTYGTDKDGLEEMYRQRSMLKRSVLPEDIAEAAYFFASEQSAKSTGNIINVDAGNVQAFTR, from the coding sequence ATGACAACCGCATCAACGCGGCTCGCATCGCTTTGGGATGACGCCAAGGCCGAAAAAATGAGCGAACCGGAAAAGCTTCTGTACCGCTCCAACCTGCTTGGGTCTGATAAACGCGTGACCAATTACGGCGGCGGCAACACTTCTGCCAAGGTGATGGAAGACGACCCGTTGAGCGGTGAAAAGGCCGAAGTGCTCTGGGTCAAAGGCTCCGGTGGGGATGTCGGTTCGATCAAGATGGACGGGTTTTCCACGCTCTACATGGACAAGCTGCGCGCCCTCAAAGGCAAATATCGCGGCGTCGAATTCGAAGATGAAATGGTCGGCTACCTGCCGCATTGCACCTTTAACCTGAACCCGCGCGCCGCCTCGATTGACACGCCGCTGCACGCCTATGTGCCGAAAAAACACGTCGATCACATGCACCCGGATGCGATCATCGCCATCGCTGCGTCGAAAGACAGCAAGGCGATGACCCAAGAGATTTTCGGCGATGACATCGGTTGGTTGCCGTGGAAAAAGCCGGGTTATGAGCTGGGTCTGTGGCTCGAGGATTTCTGTCTCAAAAACCCGGAGGCCAAAGGGGTCGTGCTCGAATCCCACGGGCTGTTCACCTGGGATGACGATGCGAAAACCTGTTACGAGTTGACGCTTGAGATCATCAACAAAGCTATCGCCTATTTCGAAGAAAAAACCAAGGATGTCCCCGCCTTTGGCGGTCCGATCCACCAAAGCCTCGATGCCAATGCCCGCCGTGCGGTGGCCGCGAAACTCATGCCCGCGATCCGCGGTTTTGTCTCCGGTCAACAGCACATGGTTGGCAATTTCGTCGACAGCGACACGGTTCTGGACTTTGTGAACGCCAAAGACATGCGTGATCTGGCGGCGCTTGGCACCTCTTGTCCGGACCATTTCCTACGCACCAAAATCTGTCCGCTGGTGATCGATTTCGATCCGGCCAAAGGCAATATTGACGAGGTGCTCGCAGGCCTCGAAGCGCAGATTGCAGAATACCGCGAAGGCTACAAAGCCTATTACCAGCGCTGCAAACATGACAACAGCCCGGCGTTGCGTGATCCGAACGCAGTGGTCTATCTGATCCCCGGTGTCGGCATGATCACCTTTGCCAAGGACCGCGCCACCGCGCGGATCTCAGGCGAATTCTACGTCAACGCGATCAACGTCATGCGCGGGGCCTCTGCGGTGTCGGACTATTGCGGCTTGCCGGAACGGGAGGCCTTTGACATCGAATATTGGCTTCTCGAAGAGGCCAAATTGCAACGTATGCCCAAACCCAAATCCCTCGCGGGCCGGGTGGCTCTGATCACCGGCGCGGCGGGTGGCATTGGGGCGGCGACGGCGGCGCGCTATCTCAAAGAGGGCGCTTGCGTCATGCTGGCCGACATCAATGAAACCGCGCTCGAAGAGGTCCGGGCGGGCTTTGCCGCACAGTTCGGAGCGGACGTGGTGCGCAAGGTTCAGATGAACGTGACCGACGAGGACGCGGTGATTGCGGCCTATGCCGATACGGCGGTTGAATTTGGCGGTGTCGACATCCTTGTGTCCAACGCGGGTATCGCCTCTTCCGCGCCAGTCGAGGACACCACTTTGGCGTTGTGGAACAAGAACATGGACATCCTGTCCACCGGCTATTTCCTCGTCTCTCGCGAAGCATTCAAAATGCTGCGGGTTCAGGGCATCGGCGGATCGGTGGTGTTCGTGGCCTCCAAAAACGGCCTCGCGGCCAGCCCGAACGCCTCCGCCTATTGCACGGCGAAAGCCTCTGAGATCCATCTGGCGCGCTGTCTGGCGCTCGAAGGGGCCGAGGCGGGTATTCGTGTCAATGTCGTCAATCCGGATGCTGTGCTCAAAGGTTCTAAAATCTGGGAAGGCGAATGGTTGGAACAGCGCGCAGGCACCTATGGCACCGACAAGGACGGGCTTGAGGAAATGTATCGTCAACGCTCCATGCTCAAACGCTCGGTTCTGCCCGAGGACATTGCTGAAGCGGCGTATTTCTTTGCCTCCGAACAGTCGGCCAAATCCACGGGCAACATCATCAACGTGGACGCCGGCAACGTGCAAGCGTTCACACGCTAG
- a CDS encoding DeoR/GlpR family DNA-binding transcription regulator: protein MHEKERHGIILSAVQDRPVVTVVDLCGLTGASEATIRRDIAALHVAKKLRRVRGGAEALAPNQFPGLAGRPFSVNETINIKQKQAIARAAVELCEDGDPIIINGGTTTFQMVHPLATRRCQVFTNSFPIAEHLLKNSKNSVLISGGVIYREQNIVLSPFDNDVTRNFYARRMFMGAQGVAPIGVMEADPLIIQAEQKLIGQADELVLLVDSSKFKSRSSLVLCSLDTIDILITDEGISDRSAAMIEAADIELIVAPIAGAKEEVAS from the coding sequence ATGCACGAAAAAGAGCGCCACGGGATCATTCTATCTGCTGTTCAGGACCGTCCGGTCGTGACGGTGGTTGATCTGTGCGGCCTGACTGGGGCCTCGGAGGCCACCATTCGCCGCGACATCGCGGCGCTGCATGTGGCCAAGAAACTGCGCCGTGTGCGGGGTGGGGCGGAGGCGCTTGCGCCCAATCAATTCCCCGGTCTGGCCGGACGACCATTTTCCGTCAATGAAACGATCAACATCAAGCAAAAACAAGCGATTGCCCGTGCGGCGGTGGAGCTGTGCGAGGATGGCGATCCGATCATCATCAACGGCGGCACGACGACCTTTCAGATGGTGCACCCTCTGGCGACGCGGCGCTGTCAGGTGTTTACCAACTCCTTTCCGATTGCCGAGCACCTGTTGAAAAATTCAAAAAACTCGGTGCTGATTTCCGGCGGCGTCATCTACCGCGAACAAAACATCGTGCTGTCGCCGTTCGACAATGATGTGACCAGGAATTTCTATGCGCGGCGCATGTTCATGGGCGCGCAGGGCGTGGCACCGATAGGTGTGATGGAGGCGGACCCGCTGATCATCCAAGCCGAACAAAAGCTGATCGGGCAGGCGGATGAATTGGTGCTTTTGGTCGACTCGTCCAAGTTTAAGAGTCGCTCAAGTCTTGTGCTGTGCTCGCTCGACACCATCGACATCCTGATCACCGATGAAGGCATCAGTGACCGTTCCGCCGCCATGATCGAGGCGGCGGATATTGAACTTATCGTGGCCCCGATCGCGGGCGCGAAAGAAGAGGTGGCGTCCTGA
- the rhaS gene encoding rhamnose ABC transporter substrate-binding protein, with product MKFTRLLTSVAVATGLFAGTAHAEDLRIALVVKALGIGFFEAAAEGAQEAADELGNVEIIYTGPTDTTAEGQIEVINSLIAQNVDAIAVSANDTDALVPTLKKAMQRGITVVSWDSGVAEDGRMAHLNPSSNELIGNMIIKLAADELPEGGKVALLSATTTSTNQNIWMEEMNKVMGNYPGIEVVATVYGDDLADKSYREATGLMQSYPELDAIIAPTSVGIVAAAQAVVDAGKVGKVNVTGLGLPSEMAGAIESGASKSFAIWNPIDLGYSATMLAYQLATEAATAEPGAVIEIGRMGEITLDDTNSAAMADPFVYDSSNIDDFKDIF from the coding sequence ATGAAATTTACCAGACTTTTGACGTCCGTGGCCGTTGCAACCGGGCTTTTTGCCGGAACGGCTCATGCCGAAGACCTGCGCATCGCGCTTGTCGTCAAGGCGCTTGGCATCGGCTTTTTCGAAGCCGCCGCTGAGGGCGCACAGGAGGCCGCAGATGAGCTTGGCAATGTCGAGATCATCTACACTGGCCCGACCGACACCACCGCAGAAGGCCAGATCGAGGTGATCAATTCGCTCATCGCGCAAAACGTCGATGCGATCGCGGTTTCCGCCAACGACACCGACGCTTTGGTGCCGACGCTCAAAAAGGCGATGCAGCGCGGGATTACGGTTGTGTCCTGGGATTCGGGTGTGGCCGAGGATGGTCGCATGGCGCATCTCAACCCATCGTCCAATGAGTTGATCGGCAATATGATCATCAAACTTGCTGCGGATGAATTGCCGGAGGGCGGCAAAGTGGCGCTTTTGTCGGCCACCACCACCTCGACCAACCAGAACATCTGGATGGAAGAGATGAACAAGGTGATGGGCAACTATCCAGGCATCGAAGTTGTGGCCACCGTGTACGGCGATGACCTTGCGGATAAATCCTATCGTGAGGCCACCGGTTTGATGCAGTCCTACCCGGAGCTTGATGCGATCATCGCGCCGACCTCGGTCGGGATCGTGGCCGCGGCCCAGGCCGTGGTGGATGCGGGCAAGGTCGGCAAGGTGAATGTCACCGGTCTGGGTCTGCCGTCTGAAATGGCCGGCGCGATCGAGAGCGGCGCGTCCAAATCCTTTGCGATCTGGAACCCGATTGATTTGGGCTATTCGGCGACCATGTTGGCCTATCAACTGGCCACGGAGGCCGCGACCGCAGAGCCGGGTGCGGTGATCGAGATCGGTCGCATGGGCGAGATCACACTCGATGACACGAACTCCGCCGCCATGGCCGATCCCTTTGTCTATGACAGCTCCAACATCGACGATTTCAAAGACATCTTTTGA
- a CDS encoding sugar ABC transporter ATP-binding protein: protein MGTDQTSVGVQGPLLALDQITKTFPGVKALDGVQLALYPGQVTSLVGENGAGKSTVVKILTGIYQPDGGQILLDGASVNFATAQDASAAGVTAIHQETVLFEELTVAENIFIGHAPKTRFGLIDTKAQMTQAQEILESIGAEIDPAVKLKDLSIASRHLVAIARALSVEARVVIMDEPTAALSQKEIEELYELVDILKAQGKAILFISHKFDEIFRISDRYTVFRDGQFVGDGKISDIDEGALVQMMVGRAVDQIFPKRHAVIGNEVLKVVGYSHPTEFEDINFTLRRGEILGFYGLVGAGRSEFMQSLIGVTRPSKGAVRVKDKVRVIRSLAGAIEAGIVYVPEDRGKQGAILDMPIFQNVTLPSLNRTSKGGFIRMAEEFALAREYTERLDLRAASLDTTVGSLSGGNQQKVVIAKWLATKPQVIILDEPTKGIDIGSKAAVHDFMSELAAEGLSVIMVSSEIPEILGMSDRVIVMREGRIAAELAGDDLTPETLVRHAAGIGVKGEAA from the coding sequence ATGGGCACTGACCAGACATCGGTCGGAGTGCAAGGGCCTTTGCTCGCGCTTGACCAGATCACGAAAACATTTCCGGGCGTGAAAGCGCTCGATGGCGTTCAGCTGGCGCTTTATCCGGGGCAAGTGACCTCTTTGGTGGGCGAAAACGGCGCGGGAAAATCCACCGTGGTCAAAATTCTGACCGGGATTTATCAGCCGGATGGCGGTCAGATCCTTTTGGATGGTGCGTCGGTGAATTTCGCCACGGCGCAAGACGCCTCTGCGGCGGGCGTGACCGCGATCCACCAGGAAACCGTGTTGTTCGAAGAGCTCACCGTGGCGGAGAATATCTTTATCGGTCATGCGCCGAAAACCCGGTTCGGGTTGATCGACACCAAGGCGCAGATGACCCAGGCTCAGGAGATTCTGGAAAGCATCGGCGCGGAGATTGATCCGGCGGTGAAGCTCAAAGACCTCAGCATCGCCTCGCGCCACCTTGTCGCCATTGCGCGCGCGTTGTCCGTTGAGGCGCGGGTGGTGATTATGGATGAACCCACCGCCGCGCTCAGCCAGAAAGAGATCGAAGAGCTGTATGAACTGGTCGATATCCTCAAGGCGCAAGGCAAGGCGATCCTGTTCATCTCGCATAAATTCGACGAGATTTTTCGCATTTCCGATCGCTATACGGTGTTTCGTGACGGTCAATTCGTCGGTGATGGAAAGATTTCCGACATCGACGAAGGCGCTCTTGTCCAGATGATGGTGGGCCGCGCCGTGGATCAGATTTTCCCGAAACGCCATGCGGTGATTGGCAACGAGGTTCTCAAGGTCGTGGGCTACAGCCACCCGACCGAGTTTGAAGACATCAATTTCACCCTGCGTCGGGGTGAAATCCTAGGGTTTTATGGGCTTGTGGGCGCGGGACGGTCCGAGTTCATGCAATCGCTCATCGGCGTCACGCGCCCGTCCAAAGGCGCTGTGCGGGTGAAGGATAAGGTGCGGGTGATCCGTTCGCTAGCGGGCGCGATCGAGGCCGGGATCGTCTATGTCCCCGAGGATCGCGGCAAACAGGGCGCGATTTTGGACATGCCGATTTTCCAAAACGTGACGCTGCCCTCACTCAACCGCACCTCAAAGGGCGGATTCATCCGCATGGCCGAAGAATTTGCCCTTGCGCGCGAATATACCGAACGTCTTGATCTGCGCGCGGCCTCATTGGACACCACGGTCGGGAGCCTTTCTGGCGGCAACCAGCAAAAGGTGGTGATCGCCAAATGGCTGGCCACGAAACCACAGGTGATTATCCTCGATGAACCCACCAAAGGCATCGACATCGGGTCCAAGGCGGCGGTGCATGATTTCATGTCCGAACTTGCCGCCGAAGGCCTGTCGGTGATCATGGTTTCGTCTGAAATCCCCGAAATTCTCGGCATGTCCGACCGCGTGATCGTGATGCGCGAAGGCCGGATCGCCGCCGAGCTTGCGGGCGATGATCTGACCCCCGAAACACTTGTCCGCCACGCCGCGGGCATCGGCGTCAAAGGAGAGGCCGCATGA
- a CDS encoding ABC transporter permease, with the protein MSLLKSREAILLGAILVLLALISTRFQGFIAPRNLQSVFNDTTPLMILALGQMVVILTRCIDLSVAANLALTGMVCAMLNVAMPGLPIGVILVVAMALGAFLGAINGILVWKLNIPPIVVTLGTMTIFRGIIFLLTNGKWINSHEMSARFTGFARHDILGLPVLGWIGILVAVVMFVVMARTTLGRSFYAVGGNPHAAVYTGIDVGKTQFLAFVISGMLAGLTGYLWIARYAVAYVDIAGGFELDVVAACVIGGISIAGGAGTVIGTVLGALFLGVVKNALPVVDISPFWQLAISGAAIIIAVAFNARSGRSKGRVILKSAEHAK; encoded by the coding sequence ATGAGTCTTTTGAAATCACGCGAAGCGATCCTTTTGGGCGCGATCCTAGTGCTTTTGGCGCTGATCTCCACCCGGTTTCAGGGCTTTATCGCGCCGCGCAACCTGCAATCCGTGTTCAACGACACCACGCCTTTGATGATTCTGGCCCTGGGTCAGATGGTGGTCATTCTGACGCGCTGCATTGATCTGTCCGTGGCCGCCAACCTTGCCCTGACGGGGATGGTGTGCGCCATGCTTAATGTTGCCATGCCGGGGCTGCCGATTGGCGTGATTTTGGTCGTGGCGATGGCTTTGGGCGCCTTTCTGGGGGCAATCAACGGGATTTTGGTGTGGAAACTCAATATTCCGCCCATCGTTGTCACCCTCGGCACCATGACGATTTTTCGCGGTATCATTTTCCTTTTGACCAATGGCAAATGGATCAATTCCCATGAGATGAGCGCTCGTTTTACGGGCTTTGCGCGGCATGACATTCTCGGCCTGCCGGTGTTGGGCTGGATCGGGATTCTCGTCGCTGTCGTGATGTTCGTGGTCATGGCGCGCACTACACTGGGCCGGTCGTTCTATGCCGTGGGCGGCAATCCCCACGCCGCCGTTTACACCGGGATTGATGTGGGCAAGACACAGTTTCTGGCCTTTGTCATCTCCGGCATGTTGGCGGGGCTCACCGGGTATCTGTGGATCGCGCGCTACGCGGTCGCCTATGTCGATATCGCGGGCGGGTTCGAACTTGATGTCGTGGCGGCCTGTGTCATCGGTGGGATTTCCATCGCTGGCGGGGCCGGGACGGTGATTGGCACCGTTCTGGGCGCCCTGTTCCTGGGCGTGGTCAAAAATGCCCTGCCGGTGGTCGATATTTCCCCGTTTTGGCAACTCGCCATTTCAGGGGCTGCGATCATTATTGCCGTGGCGTTCAATGCCCGGTCCGGCCGGTCCAAGGGCCGTGTCATTCTCAAATCTGCGGAGCATGCCAAATGA
- a CDS encoding ABC transporter permease, translating into MSLTDTSETPKGRQLPDRLRSPLEARLKSWESLLLVVAIGIFILNTFASPYFLNAWNLSDATFNFTEKAMIAFAMALLIVSGEIDLSVASIIALSSTVMGVVMELGAGTPVIVLTGLGAGLVCGAFNGVLVTRLGLPSIVVTIGTMSLFRGISYIILGDGAFRGYPADFAWFGQGYAFWVISVELVIFALLAVIYGVVLHKTNFGRMVYAIGNNATAAMFSGIRVARVKMILFLLTGLMSGLAAVCLTSRLGSTRPSIASGMELEVVTMVVLGGVNILGGSGTIPGVVIAAFVMGLVTFGLGLLNVPGIVMSIFIGLLLIGVIALPRLWSKLRGAM; encoded by the coding sequence ATGAGCCTGACAGACACATCCGAGACCCCGAAAGGCCGCCAGTTGCCCGACCGTTTGCGGTCCCCGCTGGAGGCGCGACTCAAAAGCTGGGAAAGTCTGCTTTTGGTGGTGGCGATCGGGATTTTCATCCTGAACACCTTTGCCTCGCCCTATTTTCTCAACGCGTGGAACCTCTCGGACGCCACGTTCAACTTTACCGAAAAGGCGATGATCGCCTTTGCCATGGCGCTTTTGATCGTGTCGGGGGAGATTGATCTCTCCGTCGCTTCGATCATCGCGCTCTCTTCCACCGTCATGGGGGTTGTGATGGAGCTGGGCGCGGGCACACCTGTGATCGTGCTCACGGGGCTTGGTGCGGGGCTGGTGTGCGGGGCCTTCAACGGGGTGCTGGTCACACGGCTGGGCCTGCCCTCCATCGTTGTCACCATCGGTACCATGAGCCTGTTTCGCGGCATCAGCTATATCATACTGGGCGACGGCGCGTTTCGCGGCTACCCTGCGGATTTCGCATGGTTTGGCCAAGGCTATGCCTTTTGGGTGATCTCCGTCGAATTGGTGATCTTTGCCCTTTTGGCGGTGATCTACGGTGTGGTTTTACACAAAACCAATTTTGGCCGCATGGTCTATGCCATCGGCAACAATGCCACGGCGGCGATGTTTTCGGGCATCCGTGTCGCGCGGGTCAAGATGATCCTGTTCCTGCTCACCGGTCTCATGTCCGGGCTGGCCGCCGTCTGTCTGACCTCGCGCCTTGGCTCCACACGTCCCTCGATTGCCTCCGGGATGGAGCTTGAGGTGGTGACCATGGTGGTTTTGGGCGGCGTCAATATCCTTGGCGGCTCCGGCACCATTCCAGGCGTGGTGATCGCCGCCTTCGTGATGGGGCTTGTGACCTTTGGCCTTGGGCTTTTGAATGTGCCGGGGATCGTGATGTCGATCTTTATCGGCCTTTTGCTCATCGGGGTCATTGCCTTGCCACGGCTTTGGAGCAAATTGCGAGGTGCCATGTGA
- the rhaM gene encoding L-rhamnose mutarotase, which produces MEKYAFRMVLNEGQLDEYKKRHDEIWPELCDGLKAAGVSDYSIHYDPQTCHLFAVLWRRDDHIMDTLPDHPVVKKWWAYMADIMETNADNSPVETPLQTVFHMS; this is translated from the coding sequence ATGGAGAAATACGCCTTTCGTATGGTCCTAAATGAGGGCCAGTTGGATGAGTACAAAAAACGCCATGATGAGATCTGGCCAGAGCTTTGCGACGGCCTCAAAGCGGCGGGGGTCTCGGATTATTCGATCCATTATGACCCGCAAACATGCCATCTTTTTGCGGTGCTCTGGCGGCGTGACGATCACATAATGGATACGCTCCCGGACCATCCGGTGGTCAAGAAATGGTGGGCCTATATGGCGGATATCATGGAGACAAACGCCGACAACAGCCCGGTTGAAACGCCGCTGCAAACCGTGTTTCACATGTCATGA